TTGAGCAGATAAGAAAGGTTTTTTTGTCGTTGGCAAAACAGCTACATCCAGATACTGCAATAGATGAGGCAGATAGAATAGCTAAAGAAAAACGGTTCAAAGAGATTTCCTATGCATATTCTCTCATAAAAGAGGGTAAGGTTGCTGATATAAACGATAAAGTTAAGGATGAAAAAGATAACTTGGAATATATTAAAAAGAAGGCTAACTATTTCATCAAAAAAGGCGATTACAACGCAGCGATAGATCTGTTAAGACCCAAAGAAGATGAGATGGACTTTGAATGCAATATGCTTCTTGGCATAGCATTGCTTAATAAGAACAGACTCCATCAGGCTTTAAAGTATTTTAAAAGAAGCCTTGATTTAAACCCGTGGGATGCCCTGCCCTATGTTTATATAGGCATGGTGTATGAAAAAAGCAGGCTAAAGGAGTCGGCTGTAAAGTATTATAAAGAGGCGCTCAAGATTGACCCTTCAAATAAGATGGCATCTGAGGCTTTAGAAAAATTAGAAAGAAAAAACCCTTTTGCTGGTTTGGGAAAATTTTTTAAAAAATAAGGTTAAATTTGAAAAAAATCTCGTATCGGAAGCTTCTAAAAGATCTATTAGCGCTTGATGATACACCAGAAAAGATAGCAATTTCATTTGCTGTTGGCGTTTATGTCTCTGTTTCTCCTTTTTTTGGAATTCACACGATTATTATTTTGGCTGTTGCCTTTCTTTTTAAATTGAATAAGGTTGCTGCTTTAATAGGCTCGTGGGTCAACCTGCCCTGGAGTGTGCCTGTGATGTTTTATATAGAATATAGAATTGGTAAGTTTTTGCTAAACGATCCTACTTCATTTGAGCTAAAGCCATTCAGTCTACAGCACTATTTAAGCGGATCAAAGCAGGCGTTTTTTGATATATTAACAGGCAGTGTTATTTTTGGTGTTTTTGTTTCCGTTATAAGCTATTTTTTGATAAAGTATTTAATTAGAAGCTACAGAAGGAGAAAATTAAGTGATACCGCTTAAGGATGATATACCATCATATTCAGCCCCTGTTGTTAATTATACATTGATTGCCGTGAATGTTTTAGCATTTTTTTATGAGCTATCACAGCCTTCATTTACGCATTTTATATTTAGGCATGGATTTATACCGTATATGTTTTTTGAAAAGCATCACTACATAACCCAGTTTCTCAATATTTTTGAGTCTATGTTTCTTCATGGTGGATTTATGCATATTTTGGGCAATATGTGGTTTTTATGGATTTTTGGAGATAATGTTGAAGATCGATTGGGGCATGTAAATTTCTTGTTATTTTATCTTGCTGGCGGTGTAGTTGCCTTTTTGATTCAGGGTGCTGTAACACCTCATCTTAGAGCTCCTGTAATCGGTGCAAGTGGGGCAATTTCGGCTGTTATTGGTGCATATCTGGTATTTTTCCCGAGAGCTCGTATAACAACGCTTATTTTTATTTTTCTGTTTTTTACATTTATACAGATACCAGCCTGGCTGTTTATCATTATCTGGTTCTTTATGCAATACTTCAACGGTGTATTGGCTTTGGCTGGTGGGTTTAGTCATATAGCCTGGTTTGCCCACATAGGCGGATTTTCGTTTGGTTTTCTATTTGCCAAATATTACCTAAAAAGATTATGAGATGTTTATTTGTTTCTGATGCCCACTATCCAAAAAGTTCAGCTATTGTTGATTTTTTAATATCTATTGTTAAACAATACGATACCGTTTATATTCTTGGGGATCTATTTGAGTTTTACTATGGTTATGAAAAAATATACCCTCATCATAAACCGTTGCTTGAGGCTTTGGGATTGGTTGCACAGTATAGCCGTGTAGTTCTCTTTGAGGGAAATCACGAATACAGGCTAAAAAATATCAAAAGGTTTTTACCTGTTGAGGTTATAGATGACTATGCAATTGAGACAATAGACTCAAAAAGGGTTTATCTTGCCCATGGTGATGCTATTGATAAAAACGATAGATTTTATATGCTGTTTAGATATTTTTTGAAAAACGACATAACGCTTGAGTTTATAAACCGTTGTGTTCCACCAAAAACACTTTTAAAACTTGCAGGGTTTGCCTCTGATTTTTCAAAGAGTAAACTAAAAAATAAACCCTACAGGGGCACATATAGGGCACTTGAGGAGTTTGCAAAAAAACAGCTTGATGAGGTTGATGTAGTGATTTTAGCTCATACACATAAGAGTGTGTTTAAGAATTTTAAAAACGGATTATACATAAACACGGGAGATTTTTTTGAGCAGTTTAGTTATGTTGTTTATGAAAACGGTGAGTTTTGCATGAAGAGGTTTGCAGGAGGCAAAAATGGATAAGCAGGAGGCTAAAAAAATCATAGAGGATTTAAGAAAACAGCTACATTACCACAACTACCGCTACTATGTTTTAGATGACCCTGTTATTTCTGATAGTCAATACGATGCAATGCTTAAGAGGCTCAAAGAGTTAGAAGAGCAGTTTCCTGAGTTTTACGATGAAAATTCGCCAACTGTTAGGATTGGGGGAAAGCCGCTTTCAAAATTTAAAAAGGTTGAGCATAAAATCCCCATGATGTCACTGGATGATGGTTTTGAGGAAGGGGAAATTATAGAGTTTGACAGAAAGGTTAAACGGTTTTTAAAACTTGATGAGGATGAAGATATAGAATACTGCGTTGAGCCCAAATTTGACGGCTTATCGATTTCAATCATTTATGAAAATGGCAAACTTAGCGTTGCATCAACAAGGGGTGATGGTTTAACCGGCGAGGATGTAACACAAAACATAAAAACAATTCGCAATGTTCCGCTTGTTATCTTAAACGATCCACCTCAATATTTGGATGTTCAGGGTGAGGTTTTACTTACAAAGGATGAGTTTAAAAGAATAAATGAGGAGAGACTTAACGAGGGCTTGAGTGTATTTGCAAACCCAAGAAACGCAGCAGCTGGCTCAGTCAGACAGCTTGACCCCAAAGAAACCGCAAAGCGCAATCTAATAATGATTTTTTATGCAATCAGAGAGATTGAAGGCTATAAAAAAGAAATTTCCACACAGTTTGAGGCACTCGAGGTGTTAAAACAGATGGGTTTTCCTGTGAGTGATTTGAATAAGTTATGCAGAAATATCAAAGAAGCGATAAAGCATAAAGAGTATCTTGGTTTGATAAGAAAAGATTTGCCTTATGAGCTTGATGGTGTGGTTATAAAGGTTAATAGTTTTGAGCTACAGAAAAAGCTTGGATTTACAACAAAATCTCCCCGATGGGCAATTGCATTTAAATTTGAAGCCCAGCAGGCAACAACAAAGATTAGAGACATAGAAGTGAATGTTGGCAGAACAGGTATTCTAACGCCTGTTGCAATATTAGAGCCTGTTAAAATCGGCGGCGTTGTTGTATCAAAAGCAAGTCTGCATACGATGGATGAAATAGAGAAAAAAGATATTATGATCGGGGATACGGTGTTTGTTCAGAGGGCTGGTGATGTAATTCCTGAGGTTGTAAAACCTGTTAAGGAATTAAGAGATGGCACCCAAAGGCCTTTCAAAATGCCGCAGTTTTGTCCGGTGTGTGGCGCTAAAGTGGTAAAAGACGGAGCGTATTATAGATGCTCAAACATCAATTGTCCCAAGGTTTTGAAGGAGTCGATAAAGCATTTTGTCTCAAGAAAGGCCATGAATATAGAAGGCTTTGGCGATAAACTCATTGAGCAGCTTGTTGATAAGGGTATAGTAAAAAGCGTTGCAGACCTATACAAACTTAATAAAGACACCTTGATGGGGCTTGATAGGGTTGGTGAGCAGCTTGCAGAAAATCTCTTAACATCATTGAGTCGCTCAAAAGGCACTACTTTTGCTAAATTTATCTATGCATTGGGAATCAGGCATGTGGGGGAATATGTGGCAAAGCTACTTGCAGAGAGATTTAAGAATCTTGATAATCTAAAAAAAGCAACAAAAGAGGAACTGCTTTCCATAGATGGTATTGGTGAAGAAATAGCAGATAGCGTAATTGCTTTCTTTGGTGAGGAAAAGAACCTAAAAATGATAGAAGAACTACTAAAGGCCGGCGTGCATTTTGAAGAAGATACAGGAAAAGTTAACCCGAAAATCAAAGGCAAAAGCTTTGTTTTTACAGGCACGCTCTCCAAACCAAGGGATTACTACAAAGAGTTGATTGAAAAACATGGTGGTATTGTAAGAAATTCTGTTAGTAAGAATTTAGACTACCTTGTTGTAGGTGAAAATCCGGGTTCAAAGCTAAAAAAAGCTCAGAAAGCTCAGGTTGAAATTATAAATGAAGAACAGCTGTTGAAGATGTTGGAGGCATAATTTGAAAGAGGGTATTTTGCTTGACCCCAAATGGATTTCTTCATTTTATGCATTGGTTGCGACGGCTCTTTGCACATTGATTTTTACATATAAAGGTATCGATTTTTTTGATGCCTTTGTTAAAACCTTTTTTACCGCTATCTCTTTTTATCTGTTTGGTATAGCAACTGCGGCGGCTGTAAATTTTGTTGGTTTGCAGTTTTTAAAGAAAGAGGAAGATGAAGCACAAGAGGAAAACGCAGAGCAGGAAGAAGAGACTTTAGAAGAGGAGCAACAAGAGGAAGAAACTCAGGAAGCTGCATAATCTAAAAGAGTTGTCGCATGGATATAGAAGAAATTGTTAACGGTTACTATCCAATTATAAGAAGAATCGTTAAAAAGACTGTTGTAAGGATGCCTGAAGGATACGATGAGGATGACTTTGTCCAGATCGGTATGATGGGTCTTTTAAAGGCAATTGAAAAGTGGGATGAATCAAGAAGCTTTTCTGAGTTTAAGTCTTATGCCAACACAAAGATCAGAGGTTATATTTTAGATAAATTAAGACAAATTGACCCTGTTTCTCGCTACTCCCGCGATAAACTAAAAAAAATTCACAAAGCCTATAAATCGTTTATGGATAGTGGTAATTTTAATCCTACAGATGAAGAGGTAGCAAAAAAAGCCGATCTTGACATAGATGAGTTCAATGAGCTGCTTAGAAGACAGGCAAATGCCACGATGATGAGTATAGATGAAACAGTAAGTGATGGCGATGCTATACTGCTTGAGGTAATCGAGGATAAAGCAGCTAAATCACCAGAGGAGAAATACTACGAAGAAGAGCTTGAGGATGTTTTAAAAGAGGGTTTATCTCATTTAACTGAAACAGAGATTATAGTGTTAAACCTGTATTATTACGAAGACCTCAACATGAAAGAGATTGCCTCAATTATAGGCAAAACAGAATCAAGAGTTTCTCAGATTAAAACCAAGGCATTGCTAAAACTTAGAGCTTTTGTTGAAAGGAGGTTTTTACAGTGATAGTTGATGAGGCGATAGATATTGTATCAAAACTGCTTGTGATTGATGCCATTACTGCTCCAAAAAGCGTTGGAAGAGATGATATAGTTGTAGACATTGTGTCGGATAAAAAGATAAAAGAAAAGATCCTTTCACAGATGGAGACTATAACAGATAGGGGCGGTAAGAGCTTCTATAAACGGGATGCTATAAACTGCAAAGATGTATCGCATATTATTTTGATTGGATTCAAGGAGTTTTATCACGGTTTTGACTGTGGTTTTTGCGGATTTTCAGGTTGCGATGAATGTGCTAAAAATGGTGGCATTTGTGCAGTAACCACTACAGATTGTGGTATTGCCATCGGTAGCCTTGTAAAGCTTGCATCAATTTTTGGTGTGGATAACAGGATAATGATATCGATTGGTCAGGCTGCTGTTGAGATGGGGTATTATAAGGAAAGGTATTCTTTTAAAGTTAGGGGTGCTTACGGAATCCCCCTTTCTGCCACTACAAAAAACCCGTTTTTTGATAGAAAGATAAAGGTGTAAGGGGCTCAAACGCCCCTTTTGGCATATTTTTAATGCACGGCCTTTTGAACCTTGCCTGCTTTTAGGCAGCTTGTGCAGACATTCATCCTCTTTACTTTGCCGTCAACCACTACCTTTACCTTCTGGATATTGGGATACCATTTTCTCTTTGTTCTGATATGGGAGTGACTGACTTTATACCATACCTGTGCTTTTTTACCGCATATCTCACATCTTCTTGCCATTTCAAACCTCCTACATAAACTAAAGCCCATTTATAGCAAAAAAAGCAGTTAATCTCAAGAATTTGTTGTGTCAATTCCAAGCAGATCATAGAAGACGCATTTTCTTGCTATGCCTGTTGTAAGCAAGATACATCCAGCTGTTTTGATGATAGGCTTTTTTGTGATGCAGCCAATTAATGTTAAAATAGATCCACCGATTAATCTCAACTCCCTGTCTTTGCCTCCAATATTGGGCTTTGCTGTAATTTTCATAACTCCTCCCTTTTTAGGTATCTATTTGTATAATCAGTTAAGGCCGCAATAGATAACAATATGCACACATACACAGTGATATCAAACAGTGTTTTGTTAAAGTAGGTGTTAAATATTTTAAAAAATACCTCTGCTATAACTACAACCTGCAAAAAAGTGGATATTTTGCCCCAGATACTTGCTTTTATGTTGAATTTACAATTTTTTGAGGTTAAAACACCCACAACACTGCCACTTATCAAAATAATATCTTTAAACAGCACAACACCAAATAGTACAAGAGGAATCAAGCCCTTTGTTGAAAGAATAAGAAATGTATAGTTAATAAGGAATTTATCTGCTAAAGGATCTAAAATCGCGCCGACTTTTGTTTTCTGGTTTAATATTCGTGCAAAAAAACCATCGGCAATATCACTTATTGCGGCAACAAAAAAAAGTATAACCGCCAAAGTGTATTTATCCTTTATTAAAAAAATTGTTGTAGGTATAACTAAAATCAATCTTAAAACTGTTATTGAGTTTGGTAGATTAAGGCTGTTCATTTTAATGAATTAGTTTAAAAAACCTTTTAAATCGTATTCTAAAGGGTGAGAATGTCCATGATCCATAAATGATAAACGCCTTGCCCACTATGTCTTTTTCAGGCACAAAACCCCAGTATCGTGAGTCGTATGAATTATCGCGATTATCGCCCATCATAAAGTATTCGTGAGGAGGCACCTTAACAGGCCCCCAGTTATCACGAGAACCCCATCTTGCTTTTACTATTGGATTATCCGTATTTCTTGGATAAATATGTGGGTCTGTGTAAATCGCATAAGGCTCATTTACCCTTTTACCGTT
This portion of the Hippea jasoniae genome encodes:
- a CDS encoding DnaJ domain-containing protein, which encodes MDPYEVLGVDRSASFEQIRKVFLSLAKQLHPDTAIDEADRIAKEKRFKEISYAYSLIKEGKVADINDKVKDEKDNLEYIKKKANYFIKKGDYNAAIDLLRPKEDEMDFECNMLLGIALLNKNRLHQALKYFKRSLDLNPWDALPYVYIGMVYEKSRLKESAVKYYKEALKIDPSNKMASEALEKLERKNPFAGLGKFFKK
- a CDS encoding DUF2062 domain-containing protein, which encodes MKKISYRKLLKDLLALDDTPEKIAISFAVGVYVSVSPFFGIHTIIILAVAFLFKLNKVAALIGSWVNLPWSVPVMFYIEYRIGKFLLNDPTSFELKPFSLQHYLSGSKQAFFDILTGSVIFGVFVSVISYFLIKYLIRSYRRRKLSDTA
- a CDS encoding rhomboid family intramembrane serine protease; the encoded protein is MIPLKDDIPSYSAPVVNYTLIAVNVLAFFYELSQPSFTHFIFRHGFIPYMFFEKHHYITQFLNIFESMFLHGGFMHILGNMWFLWIFGDNVEDRLGHVNFLLFYLAGGVVAFLIQGAVTPHLRAPVIGASGAISAVIGAYLVFFPRARITTLIFIFLFFTFIQIPAWLFIIIWFFMQYFNGVLALAGGFSHIAWFAHIGGFSFGFLFAKYYLKRL
- a CDS encoding UDP-2,3-diacylglucosamine diphosphatase, whose translation is MRCLFVSDAHYPKSSAIVDFLISIVKQYDTVYILGDLFEFYYGYEKIYPHHKPLLEALGLVAQYSRVVLFEGNHEYRLKNIKRFLPVEVIDDYAIETIDSKRVYLAHGDAIDKNDRFYMLFRYFLKNDITLEFINRCVPPKTLLKLAGFASDFSKSKLKNKPYRGTYRALEEFAKKQLDEVDVVILAHTHKSVFKNFKNGLYINTGDFFEQFSYVVYENGEFCMKRFAGGKNG
- the ligA gene encoding NAD-dependent DNA ligase LigA, which codes for MDKQEAKKIIEDLRKQLHYHNYRYYVLDDPVISDSQYDAMLKRLKELEEQFPEFYDENSPTVRIGGKPLSKFKKVEHKIPMMSLDDGFEEGEIIEFDRKVKRFLKLDEDEDIEYCVEPKFDGLSISIIYENGKLSVASTRGDGLTGEDVTQNIKTIRNVPLVILNDPPQYLDVQGEVLLTKDEFKRINEERLNEGLSVFANPRNAAAGSVRQLDPKETAKRNLIMIFYAIREIEGYKKEISTQFEALEVLKQMGFPVSDLNKLCRNIKEAIKHKEYLGLIRKDLPYELDGVVIKVNSFELQKKLGFTTKSPRWAIAFKFEAQQATTKIRDIEVNVGRTGILTPVAILEPVKIGGVVVSKASLHTMDEIEKKDIMIGDTVFVQRAGDVIPEVVKPVKELRDGTQRPFKMPQFCPVCGAKVVKDGAYYRCSNINCPKVLKESIKHFVSRKAMNIEGFGDKLIEQLVDKGIVKSVADLYKLNKDTLMGLDRVGEQLAENLLTSLSRSKGTTFAKFIYALGIRHVGEYVAKLLAERFKNLDNLKKATKEELLSIDGIGEEIADSVIAFFGEEKNLKMIEELLKAGVHFEEDTGKVNPKIKGKSFVFTGTLSKPRDYYKELIEKHGGIVRNSVSKNLDYLVVGENPGSKLKKAQKAQVEIINEEQLLKMLEA
- a CDS encoding sigma-70 family RNA polymerase sigma factor, yielding MDIEEIVNGYYPIIRRIVKKTVVRMPEGYDEDDFVQIGMMGLLKAIEKWDESRSFSEFKSYANTKIRGYILDKLRQIDPVSRYSRDKLKKIHKAYKSFMDSGNFNPTDEEVAKKADLDIDEFNELLRRQANATMMSIDETVSDGDAILLEVIEDKAAKSPEEKYYEEELEDVLKEGLSHLTETEIIVLNLYYYEDLNMKEIASIIGKTESRVSQIKTKALLKLRAFVERRFLQ
- a CDS encoding ferredoxin domain-containing protein codes for the protein MIVDEAIDIVSKLLVIDAITAPKSVGRDDIVVDIVSDKKIKEKILSQMETITDRGGKSFYKRDAINCKDVSHIILIGFKEFYHGFDCGFCGFSGCDECAKNGGICAVTTTDCGIAIGSLVKLASIFGVDNRIMISIGQAAVEMGYYKERYSFKVRGAYGIPLSATTKNPFFDRKIKV
- the rpmB gene encoding 50S ribosomal protein L28, with the translated sequence MARRCEICGKKAQVWYKVSHSHIRTKRKWYPNIQKVKVVVDGKVKRMNVCTSCLKAGKVQKAVH
- a CDS encoding YgaP family membrane protein gives rise to the protein MKITAKPNIGGKDRELRLIGGSILTLIGCITKKPIIKTAGCILLTTGIARKCVFYDLLGIDTTNS
- a CDS encoding CDP-alcohol phosphatidyltransferase family protein, whose protein sequence is MNSLNLPNSITVLRLILVIPTTIFLIKDKYTLAVILFFVAAISDIADGFFARILNQKTKVGAILDPLADKFLINYTFLILSTKGLIPLVLFGVVLFKDIILISGSVVGVLTSKNCKFNIKASIWGKISTFLQVVVIAEVFFKIFNTYFNKTLFDITVYVCILLSIAALTDYTNRYLKREEL